Genomic DNA from Peribacillus simplex:
CAAGGGATTGAAGTAGAACTTTAAAAAAGGCTGTTTTCGCATACTTTGTTGCTATTTACCAAGTAAAGCGGTGTGGTTGATTTCCCCTCCAGATGCTCGCTTTCCGCGAGGCGGGCGGTGAGCATCCTCGGCGTAAACGCCTGTGGGGTCTCACCTGTCCCGCTGCTCCCGCAGGAGTCTCGCAATCCGTTCCAATCAACCTTAAATCGTTTCGTTTTAGAAACAACAATCTTTACGAAAAGAGCCAAAATTAAAAAGGTTTCGGAATGAGAACATTCCGAAACCTTTTTGTTTAAAAACTGGGATGGGCATAATGTCCCTCCCTTGTATAAGGACACAAGTAAAGTTATCTTTATATCTTGCTGAAATCGCGCTGAGATCCCCTATAGCTTCCGATTATATTCTGATAACCAGGAAGCTGGCTGGAAAGTAAAGCACCAAAACCTTCGACATCGTTGCGCCAATCACGTTGTAATTCGCACGCTACGCTAAACCAGTTCATAAGCTGCACACCGCCATGGGCCATACGCGCTAAAGCCGCATCAGCCACCTGTTTGCTGACTGTTCCAGAAGCATCCGTGACAGCGAACACTTCATAACCAGCGTTCAAAGCGGAAAGTGCCGGGAAAGCAACGCAGACATCCGTAACCACGCCCACGATGATTAGTTGTTTTTTTCCAGTTTCTTCGATTGCTTTAACAAAATCTTCATTATCCCATGCGTTAATTTGTCCAGGCCGAGCTATTTTTGGTGCGTGAGGAAAAAGTTCTTCCAATTCTTGCATGAGCGGTCCGTTTGGCCCGTTTTCAAAGCTCGTTGTTAAAATGACTGGCAAATCAAAAAACTTAGCGGTGTTGGCAAGAGCCATAACATTGTTCTTGAATTCATCAACACCATAATCACGCACTAGCCCTGAAATAAGACCGGTTTGATGATCCACTAGTAGAACGGCAGCATCATCTTTGGAAATACGAGAATAGAGATCAGACATTTTTAAAGTCCCCCTTTTATTAAAGCTATCGAAGAAAGTTCATATGTAGGGAAATTCCCCCAACCTCTTCGTTGGTTGCAATCAGTTTATAACTTAACTGATTGTTGTTTTAAGTTTATCTATAAACTTATAACCTGTCAATCATATATATAGTAAGATTCATTGATTATTGCTAATTAATCTAGTACTGGAGTGTGATCGATCCAATGAATGAATTGTTGTAAATAACGCTCGAGATAACGTTTCGTTTGATCGTCAGTAAGCACTTTACGATCAGAATCAATCTTATTATGTACTTGCGATATCAGCATTTTTTGAAATGGAAGAACATGAACTTGCATGGCCTCCAGTATTTGCCTGATTTGCATTTGAGCAAATGCAGTGCCCATTCCCCCAGGAGTAGCTCCGATCAGGCCAACTGGTTTTTTGGTAAGTACAGCGGACTCCCGAGGTCTTGATGCCCAGTCCAATGCATTTTTTAATACACCAGGTATTCCGGAATTGTACTCTGGGCTTACGATGATGATACCGTCAACGTCCTGAATGGCGGATTTAAATGACGTCACTGCTTCTGGAACGCCGCTTATTTCCAAGTCTTCGTTAAACAACGGAAGATCATTAATTTCGATCCAGCGAAATTGATAAGAATCAATCATATCTGTCAATGATTGAGCAATGATTCGATTATAAGAATTTTCCCGTAAACTGCCGCAAATAAGGCCGATGGTTCTGGTCATCTACTTCCCTCCCATTTTGAAATCATCTCCTATAGCACCATAATATACCAACGGCAAAAAAGTGACGTTATTCCTAATCACTAAATATGGAAAAACATAATAGCTGGGTAAAAAGAACTTCCTAAAATTGATCATGAACTCAAAAATTGCATGCACCAAAGTCCCTCTTCCATTTTCTGAATACTTACAACATACTATTAACTATAAGGCGATTGGGAGGAGTGCGGAAATGGATGAAAAGAAAGTTACATGGTTAGAGCTCTTTTATGATTTGTTATTTGTGGCGGCCGTTGCGGGCGCCACTCATGTTTTACTGCATGTTGAAGATGGATATATCCATCTGGAGTATTTGTTTAAGTTCGTGTTGATTTTTATTCCTATCTGGTGGGCTTGGGTAGGGCAAACCATATTTATTAACCGGTTTGGAAAGGATGTATTTCATCAACGGCTATTTTTGATACTGCAAATGTTTTTTGTCCTCATTATGACATCGAGCTTATCTGTTGATTTTGATCCTTATTATCTTTCTTTTTTAATTGGCTATATTGGCTTAAGAGCCGTGACGGCCATCCAATATCTTGTTGTACAGCGGATAGAAGAGGGAGTTCGAAAAAAGGCAGCACTCTTTTTGGGAAGGTATTTTTGGGTTGGGATCGTCATTTCATTATTCTCCGTCCTTTTTGATTCTTGGCTTCGCTATGCTGTGCTGTATTTGGGCATCCTGATCGATATCATCATCCCAATCCTTGGAAGAAAGTGCTTGGAAAAGGTTCCTACAAATACAGCCCACTTGTTGGAGCGCTTTGGTCTATTCACCATCATTCTCTTTGGGGAAGCTCTTGTGAGCACTCTTGCGGTCATACAACCTAAACAAGGAAATTGGGATTCGATAGCCTTTTCCATCATTTCATTTGCCCTGATAATAGCTATGTGGTGGCAATATTTCGATAACATGGAGAAAAAGGTCGACAGGTCTGTACAATCTTCCGGCCAAATCATCATTTACGGTCATCTGTTTATTTTAATGTCCATAAGCATGATTGCAGCAGCCATCAGATTATTGTTTTTACATGAGGTCCATTATTCATTTATCTTATATTTTGTTTTTGGTTCCGTATTGCTCTATTTCATTTCAACCACTTTTGTTTTCCACCAATATAGACATAAGCATCAGCGGTTGCAAATATATCATTTAGGATTATTTTTAGGGATTTTAGCAGTCTTTTTTATTTTTAATTTGTTTGTCGGGGTACCGAATATTGTGATAATAGGCGAATTAACACTGTTTTTTATCATCTTTGCTAAACTAACGACCACATAATAAAGGAATCGAAACCAGTATCAATCGATAATACTGGTTTCTTTAATTTGAAGATGGAATTTTTTTCATTTGACACCATATTGGTTTATTCATAAACTGATTGTGACGAAGAAAGAATGAGGTGACATTCATGAAAGAAAACACAACGAAACCCTCCGCATCTACTAATGAGGAACGACTAGGTTTAATGTTATGGTTCCGAATAACAAGAATATATAACCAGAGTATCCGGGAATCGAATCAACATTTAAAGAAATGGAATCTATCGGCAGCCCAATTCGATATCTTGGTCCAAGTGGGTTCACATGAACGATTGTCTCAGCAAGAACTGGCAAACAAGCTTTTTGTGACAAAAGGCAATATCACTCAACTATTAAGGAAAATGGAAGAGTTGGGATTGATTAAACGGGAACAGGAATGGAAAACAAAATATCTTTCATTGACAGAGGAAGGAAAAGAGTTTTTTCATGAAGTTGTTCCAAAACAAGAGCATTTTCAAGCATCACAGTTTGCCAACTTGAATGAGGCGGAAAAGCAGCAGCTTTTGGATTTACTTAGTAAAGTTCAAAAATGAAAACAGATCACCTGCTAGAATGGTGATCTGTTTTTTTATCTTTGTTATTTTATAAACTGCATTTTGATTTTTCCATTCTATTTTCAGTTGACATTTTGTATACATATGTATACGTTTAACACAAGACAAAAAGTGTATACATATGTATACACAGAAAGAGGTTTTAACATGAGAAATGAAAAACTCAAAAGGGATGGCCATCACAAAGGAAAAGACCATGGTTCACACCATCATGGCCCAAAAACGTTTCGCCGCGGAAGGGCCCTTGCTTTTTTAGAAATGATGAATGTTAAACGTTCAACCATTAAGGAACAGTTAGATAAACCAGAGTTTCATTCCATTAATCAAATCTTAGTCGGTGAATTAAAAGCCATCGATATGTTAATCAACGAATTCATTCAATTATTTGAAATACAAGAAAATGAAGCAGCCGATAAGAAAAGTGAAGAAAAGGAAACATCCAATAACGGTGAGAAAGGAATGGAAATGAATGAAACAAATTAACAGTTATATCGATTCGTTGTTTTATACCAAAGATGCCCTTTTGGAAGAAGTCATAACGTCCATACAAGAAAACGGAATGCCGTCCATATCGGTATCCCCCTCATCTGGGAAACTTCTTACAATGCTTATATCCATTTCAGGAGCTAAAAATGTTTTGGAAATAGGCGCTCTTGGGGGCTATAGCGGAATCTGCCTTGCCAGGGGATTCGGCAGCGAAGGAAAATTAACCTCCCTTGAATTAAAGGAGGAATACGCAAAGTTAGCTTATCACAATCTATGCAAAGCCGGCTTTGGCGATCAAGTATCATATATGACCGGAGAAGCTCTACCAAGCCTTGAAAAACTCGTACGTGATAACAAGAAATTTGATTTTTTCTTTATAGATGCCGACAAGGACAATTATGAAAATTACCTACGATATTGCATTAAGCTGGCGGAACCGGGTGCTTTAATCGTCATGGATAACGTACTTGCAAGGGGCAGTGTTGCCAATCCGGATGCAGAACCTGAACGTCACACTGCATTCATGAAGGCATTCAATGAAACGGTTGCCAAACACCCTCAATTGGAATCCATGCTCATTCCAATCGGTGATGGGCTGACTCTTTCA
This window encodes:
- a CDS encoding NADPH-dependent FMN reductase, yielding MTRTIGLICGSLRENSYNRIIAQSLTDMIDSYQFRWIEINDLPLFNEDLEISGVPEAVTSFKSAIQDVDGIIIVSPEYNSGIPGVLKNALDWASRPRESAVLTKKPVGLIGATPGGMGTAFAQMQIRQILEAMQVHVLPFQKMLISQVHNKIDSDRKVLTDDQTKRYLERYLQQFIHWIDHTPVLD
- a CDS encoding O-methyltransferase; protein product: MKQINSYIDSLFYTKDALLEEVITSIQENGMPSISVSPSSGKLLTMLISISGAKNVLEIGALGGYSGICLARGFGSEGKLTSLELKEEYAKLAYHNLCKAGFGDQVSYMTGEALPSLEKLVRDNKKFDFFFIDADKDNYENYLRYCIKLAEPGALIVMDNVLARGSVANPDAEPERHTAFMKAFNETVAKHPQLESMLIPIGDGLTLSKVIAQTHE
- a CDS encoding low temperature requirement protein A produces the protein MDEKKVTWLELFYDLLFVAAVAGATHVLLHVEDGYIHLEYLFKFVLIFIPIWWAWVGQTIFINRFGKDVFHQRLFLILQMFFVLIMTSSLSVDFDPYYLSFLIGYIGLRAVTAIQYLVVQRIEEGVRKKAALFLGRYFWVGIVISLFSVLFDSWLRYAVLYLGILIDIIIPILGRKCLEKVPTNTAHLLERFGLFTIILFGEALVSTLAVIQPKQGNWDSIAFSIISFALIIAMWWQYFDNMEKKVDRSVQSSGQIIIYGHLFILMSISMIAAAIRLLFLHEVHYSFILYFVFGSVLLYFISTTFVFHQYRHKHQRLQIYHLGLFLGILAVFFIFNLFVGVPNIVIIGELTLFFIIFAKLTTT
- a CDS encoding MarR family winged helix-turn-helix transcriptional regulator — its product is MKENTTKPSASTNEERLGLMLWFRITRIYNQSIRESNQHLKKWNLSAAQFDILVQVGSHERLSQQELANKLFVTKGNITQLLRKMEELGLIKREQEWKTKYLSLTEEGKEFFHEVVPKQEHFQASQFANLNEAEKQQLLDLLSKVQK
- the ycaC gene encoding isochorismate family cysteine hydrolase YcaC codes for the protein MSDLYSRISKDDAAVLLVDHQTGLISGLVRDYGVDEFKNNVMALANTAKFFDLPVILTTSFENGPNGPLMQELEELFPHAPKIARPGQINAWDNEDFVKAIEETGKKQLIIVGVVTDVCVAFPALSALNAGYEVFAVTDASGTVSKQVADAALARMAHGGVQLMNWFSVACELQRDWRNDVEGFGALLSSQLPGYQNIIGSYRGSQRDFSKI